The following proteins are encoded in a genomic region of Arcobacter cloacae:
- the gltB gene encoding glutamate synthase large subunit, producing MGCNLDLLTSFKDNCGFGLVADLRNRPSHKNLEDAITSLERMMHRGAVAADGKTGDGSGLLLSMPDSFMRKIATQKGVDLPEIYAVAMIFTRDLEDINTFKEYCEINDLKVILTRTVPVDTDALGQQALDSLPNIVQVFVVPNTLMSSKRFDAMLYLTRKECEHKLIDKKDFYIPTFSSKVIAYKGLVMPTHIRKFYIDLRDEDFKISFSLFHQRFSTNTLPLWRLAQPFRAIAHNGEINSVEANRFNVEVKSGQLKSEIFSDEEMKRLLPILQPIGSDSTSLDNMFEFLIVNGVDFFKAARALIPAPWQNSPHMDSNLRAFYEYTATAMEAWDGPAAVSLTDGRHIGCLIDRNGLRPSKYVITKDDKLYITSEYGTLNIEDSNILERGRLQSGQMIALDLKHGKILKEQDINDYLKSSQHYSTWLNDDMDYIQEYIEDTFLNVKDYKPENLDKKQKYFNITYEVLDQVIEPMAKDGKEPVGSMGDDTPLACFSNVNRNFTDFFRQKFAQVTNPPIDPYREKVVMSLETGFGKVHNILDEKPEYARRLKVTSPILMKEKYDILYSFGDEKSPRYDSYYKNRTFSTTFKSNLKVALETLASYVIKAVKEDGVSVVILDDRTINENEKIIPMAMAIGYLNQKLLKAEVRHNASLVAVSGEVYDPHMAAVLIAFGCTAIYPYMMYASTVSFFQREKPSKYEMQKYLKNTQKSVNAGLLKIMSKMGICTIASYRNSGLFDVIGLSDEIVNDCFTGAHSELAGLTYADIEQRIDKSHHNAFKEENSIFPLDLGGFYKYSNGGEYHDYGPATTKAMHNKTATTKEELTDFDGLRELVANRDKKFIRDFLEFNSDRKPIDVSEVESKEDIFKRFATAAMSLGSISPEAHEAMAIAMNTIGGMSNSGEGGEDSKRFGTIRNSKIKQVASGRFGVTPAYLRSAEELQIKVAQGAKPGEGGQLPGHKVTGLIATLRHTVAGVTLISPPPHHDIYSIEDLAQLIFDLKQINPLAKITVKLVSSIGVGTIAAGVAKAYADKIIISGGDGGTGAAPLTSIKHAGNPWEMGLSEAHNALKANHLREFVHVQTDGGLKTGLDVVKAAMLGAESYAFGTASLTLLGCKILRICHTNKCSVGVATQDETLRDHFTGTVERLISYFTFIAEDVRNILASLGYKTIEEVVGRSDLLKVIDDKFAQKFDFQNILRRIDGIDTCQKETNAPFDDNKFEKELLKKVHRTIENPSSPVKVSAEISNLNRSFGALISGEIARFYGDKGLPENSITINLKGIAGQSFGAFLSKGMNLYLDGAANDYVGKGMNGGKIIINPAHQGKNFAGAGNTCLYGATGGKLYVRATVGERFAVRNSGCTTVVEGTGDNACEYMTGGIAVILGNTGINFGAGMTGGLAFVYDPEKTFVDKMNQELIESVRIDTDDTERERLFLKRLLLDYLHETESEMAENILQNFRAEIRNFWMVKPKNMTVLPLDPDKGD from the coding sequence ATGGGGTGCAATTTAGACTTACTAACTTCTTTTAAAGATAATTGTGGGTTTGGTTTAGTAGCAGATTTAAGAAATCGACCAAGTCATAAAAATTTAGAAGATGCAATAACTTCACTTGAAAGAATGATGCACAGAGGTGCAGTAGCAGCCGATGGAAAAACTGGAGATGGTTCTGGTTTATTATTATCAATGCCCGATTCATTTATGAGAAAAATTGCGACACAAAAAGGTGTTGATTTACCAGAAATTTACGCTGTTGCAATGATTTTTACAAGAGATTTAGAAGATATAAATACATTTAAAGAGTATTGTGAAATAAATGATTTAAAAGTTATTCTTACAAGAACAGTACCTGTTGATACAGATGCTTTAGGACAACAAGCTTTAGATAGCTTACCAAATATTGTACAAGTATTTGTTGTACCAAATACTTTAATGTCATCAAAAAGATTTGATGCAATGCTTTATTTGACAAGAAAAGAGTGTGAACACAAATTAATAGATAAAAAAGATTTTTATATTCCTACATTTTCATCTAAAGTTATTGCCTATAAAGGGCTAGTAATGCCTACTCATATTAGAAAATTTTATATTGATTTAAGAGATGAAGATTTTAAAATCTCTTTTTCTTTATTTCACCAAAGATTTTCTACAAATACTCTTCCTTTGTGGAGATTAGCACAACCATTTAGAGCAATAGCTCATAATGGAGAGATAAACTCTGTTGAAGCGAATAGATTTAACGTTGAAGTAAAATCAGGACAATTAAAATCAGAAATTTTCTCAGATGAAGAGATGAAAAGATTACTACCAATTTTACAACCAATTGGTTCAGATTCTACATCTTTAGATAATATGTTTGAGTTTTTAATAGTAAATGGAGTTGATTTCTTCAAAGCTGCTCGTGCTTTAATTCCTGCACCATGGCAAAATTCTCCTCATATGGATTCTAATTTAAGAGCATTTTATGAGTATACAGCAACTGCGATGGAAGCTTGGGATGGACCTGCTGCTGTATCTTTAACAGATGGAAGACATATTGGATGTTTGATTGATAGAAATGGATTAAGACCTTCTAAATATGTAATTACAAAAGATGATAAGTTATATATTACATCTGAATATGGAACACTAAATATTGAAGATAGTAATATTTTAGAAAGAGGAAGATTACAATCAGGACAAATGATTGCACTTGACCTTAAACATGGAAAAATTTTAAAAGAACAAGATATTAATGATTATTTAAAATCATCACAACACTATTCAACTTGGTTAAATGATGATATGGATTATATTCAAGAGTATATCGAAGATACTTTTTTAAATGTAAAAGATTATAAACCAGAAAATTTAGATAAAAAACAAAAATATTTTAATATAACTTATGAAGTACTAGACCAAGTAATTGAACCTATGGCAAAAGATGGTAAAGAACCAGTTGGTTCTATGGGTGATGATACTCCACTAGCATGTTTTTCAAATGTAAATAGAAATTTTACTGATTTCTTTAGACAAAAATTTGCACAAGTTACAAATCCACCAATTGACCCATATAGAGAAAAAGTGGTTATGTCTTTAGAGACAGGTTTTGGAAAAGTTCATAATATTTTAGATGAAAAACCAGAATATGCAAGAAGATTAAAAGTAACAAGTCCTATTTTAATGAAAGAAAAATATGATATTTTATACTCTTTTGGAGATGAAAAATCACCAAGATATGATAGTTATTATAAAAATAGAACTTTCTCAACAACTTTTAAATCAAACTTAAAAGTAGCATTAGAGACTTTAGCTTCTTATGTGATTAAAGCAGTAAAAGAAGATGGCGTTTCTGTAGTTATTTTAGATGATAGAACTATAAATGAAAATGAAAAAATTATTCCTATGGCTATGGCTATTGGATATTTAAATCAAAAATTATTAAAAGCAGAAGTAAGACATAACGCTTCTTTAGTAGCTGTATCAGGTGAGGTATATGATCCACATATGGCTGCTGTTTTAATAGCATTTGGATGTACAGCAATATATCCATATATGATGTATGCATCAACAGTTTCTTTCTTCCAAAGAGAAAAACCAAGTAAATATGAGATGCAAAAATATTTAAAAAATACTCAAAAATCAGTGAATGCTGGTTTATTAAAAATCATGTCAAAAATGGGTATTTGTACAATAGCTTCTTATAGAAACTCAGGATTATTTGATGTTATTGGTTTAAGTGATGAGATTGTAAATGACTGTTTCACAGGAGCTCATAGCGAATTGGCTGGTTTAACTTATGCTGATATTGAGCAAAGAATTGATAAATCACATCATAATGCATTTAAAGAAGAAAATTCAATTTTTCCACTTGATTTAGGAGGATTTTATAAATATTCAAATGGTGGTGAATACCATGATTATGGTCCTGCTACTACAAAAGCAATGCATAATAAAACTGCAACAACAAAAGAAGAATTAACAGATTTTGATGGTTTAAGAGAGCTTGTAGCAAATAGAGATAAAAAATTTATTAGAGATTTCTTAGAGTTTAATTCAGATAGAAAACCAATAGATGTAAGTGAAGTAGAATCAAAAGAGGATATTTTCAAAAGATTTGCAACTGCTGCTATGAGTTTAGGTTCGATTTCACCAGAAGCTCACGAAGCGATGGCTATTGCTATGAATACAATTGGTGGTATGAGTAACTCAGGTGAGGGTGGAGAAGATTCAAAAAGATTTGGAACTATTAGAAACTCTAAAATCAAACAAGTTGCATCAGGAAGATTTGGGGTAACACCTGCTTATTTAAGAAGTGCTGAAGAGTTACAAATCAAAGTAGCACAAGGTGCAAAACCAGGTGAAGGTGGACAATTACCAGGGCATAAAGTAACGGGACTTATTGCAACACTTAGACACACAGTTGCAGGTGTTACTTTGATTTCACCACCACCACACCATGATATTTATTCTATTGAGGATTTAGCTCAGTTGATTTTTGATTTAAAACAAATTAATCCATTGGCTAAAATTACAGTTAAGCTTGTATCTTCAATTGGTGTTGGAACAATCGCAGCAGGAGTTGCAAAAGCATATGCTGATAAAATTATTATCTCAGGTGGAGATGGTGGAACAGGAGCGGCTCCTTTAACATCTATCAAACACGCTGGAAATCCATGGGAAATGGGACTTTCTGAAGCTCATAATGCTTTAAAAGCTAACCATTTAAGAGAGTTTGTTCATGTTCAAACAGATGGTGGATTAAAAACTGGTCTTGATGTTGTAAAAGCTGCAATGCTTGGTGCTGAATCTTATGCATTTGGAACAGCTTCTTTAACACTTTTAGGATGTAAAATTTTAAGAATTTGTCATACAAATAAATGTTCAGTAGGAGTTGCAACTCAAGATGAAACATTAAGAGACCACTTTACAGGTACTGTTGAGAGATTGATTTCATATTTTACGTTTATTGCTGAAGATGTAAGAAATATTCTTGCTTCTTTAGGTTATAAAACAATTGAAGAGGTAGTTGGAAGATCTGATTTATTAAAAGTAATTGATGATAAATTCGCACAAAAATTTGATTTCCAAAATATTTTAAGAAGAATTGATGGAATTGATACTTGTCAAAAAGAGACAAATGCTCCTTTTGATGATAATAAATTTGAAAAAGAGTTATTGAAAAAAGTACACAGAACAATAGAAAATCCAAGTTCTCCTGTAAAAGTAAGTGCTGAAATATCTAATTTAAATAGAAGTTTTGGTGCTTTAATTTCTGGAGAAATAGCAAGATTTTATGGAGATAAAGGTTTACCTGAAAACTCTATTACAATCAACTTAAAAGGAATTGCGGGTCAATCTTTTGGAGCATTCTTATCAAAAGGTATGAATCTATATCTTGATGGTGCTGCAAATGATTATGTTGGAAAAGGTATGAATGGTGGAAAAATCATCATAAATCCAGCACATCAAGGAAAAAATTTCGCAGGAGCTGGAAATACTTGTTTATATGGTGCTACAGGTGGAAAACTATATGTTAGAGCAACTGTAGGAGAAAGATTTGCTGTTAGAAACTCAGGTTGTACAACTGTTGTAGAAGGAACAGGAGATAATGCTTGTGAATATATGACAGGTGGAATCGCTGTAATCTTAGGAAATACTGGAATTAACTTTGGAGCTGGTATGACAGGTGGTTTAGCATTTGTTTATGACCCTGAAAAAACATTTGTTGATAAAATGAATCAAGAATTGATTGAATCAGTAAGAATTGATACAGATGATACTGAAAGAGAAAGATTATTCCTAAAAAGATTGTTACTTGATTATTTACATGAAACAGAGAGTGAAATGGCTGAAAACATTTTACAAAACTTTAGAGCAGAAATTAGAAACTTCTGGATGGTAAAACCAAAAAATATGACTGTATTACCATTAGATCCAGACAAGGGAGATTAA
- a CDS encoding glycerophosphodiester phosphodiesterase family protein, with the protein MNKSQIKLIAHRGLYKNKEIPENSLLAFKKAIEKSYSIELDINITKDNQIVVFHDEDLKRVCNVDKKIEELDYIFLENLTLFDTKEKIPLLKEVLSLVDSLDSKKDISLIIEIKKHKNIGVLEKLLLKMLDSYEVEYFICSFQTDILSWFRKNKKDLKIGLIFEKLPKIFEKYENLIFLYKYSKIKPDFVSLDYKLYESKIFNFCKNKDLEILIWTIRKNNQYDKIYTKISGVIFENITL; encoded by the coding sequence ATGAACAAATCACAGATTAAATTAATAGCTCATCGAGGATTATATAAAAATAAAGAAATACCAGAAAATTCCCTATTGGCCTTTAAAAAAGCAATTGAAAAAAGTTATTCAATAGAACTTGATATAAATATTACAAAAGATAATCAAATCGTAGTTTTTCACGATGAGGATTTAAAAAGAGTTTGTAATGTAGATAAAAAAATAGAGGAGTTAGATTATATATTTTTAGAAAATCTAACTCTTTTTGATACTAAAGAAAAAATACCTTTATTAAAAGAGGTTTTGTCTTTAGTAGATTCATTAGATTCCAAAAAAGATATCTCTTTGATAATTGAGATAAAAAAACATAAAAATATTGGAGTTTTAGAAAAACTTTTACTCAAGATGTTAGATTCTTATGAAGTAGAGTATTTTATTTGTTCTTTTCAAACAGATATTTTATCTTGGTTTAGAAAAAATAAAAAAGATTTAAAAATAGGTTTGATATTTGAAAAGTTACCTAAAATATTTGAAAAATATGAAAATTTGATTTTTTTGTATAAATATTCAAAAATAAAACCAGATTTTGTCTCTTTGGATTATAAATTATATGAGAGTAAAATATTTAATTTTTGTAAAAATAAAGACTTAGAAATTCTAATTTGGACAATAAGAAAAAATAACCAATATGATAAAATTTATACAAAAATAAGTGGAGTTATATTTGAAAATATTACTCTTTAG
- a CDS encoding EI24 domain-containing protein produces the protein MNEIEIILKSIKDFFTSSMLKIALVPLIITMIILYMMFFAAADFGISSLQEIAAASQNGQEVVIDENAPFYFVWATYLIIFLFKYSFTSWLAIFLFYTIGTIIVLQLSIILTIIVIGFLTPMILEILHKRYYSHLKLEGYGTIPLSIWVLFKSAFMMILLFVLLIPVYFVPVINVFALALPLYYFFHKLLNFDVSSTILNKEQYKIIYKKEANNFRLRTLFLYIISMIPFATLFSTVYFIIYLGHSYFIKLDQLLKYGQKDEQITD, from the coding sequence ATGAATGAAATAGAGATAATACTTAAAAGTATAAAAGATTTTTTTACAAGTTCAATGTTAAAAATAGCCTTAGTTCCTTTGATTATAACTATGATTATTTTATATATGATGTTTTTTGCTGCAGCTGATTTTGGTATTTCAAGTCTGCAAGAAATAGCAGCAGCTTCACAAAATGGACAAGAAGTTGTAATTGATGAAAATGCTCCATTTTATTTTGTTTGGGCTACTTATTTGATTATTTTTTTGTTTAAATACTCTTTTACTTCTTGGCTTGCAATTTTTTTATTTTACACAATTGGAACTATTATTGTTTTACAACTTTCAATTATTTTAACTATTATAGTAATTGGATTTTTAACTCCTATGATTTTAGAAATCTTACATAAAAGATATTATTCTCATTTAAAACTTGAAGGATATGGAACGATTCCTTTATCTATTTGGGTTTTATTTAAAAGTGCTTTTATGATGATTCTTTTATTTGTACTTTTGATTCCTGTTTATTTTGTGCCAGTTATAAATGTGTTTGCACTTGCTTTACCACTTTATTATTTTTTCCATAAACTTCTAAATTTTGATGTTAGCTCGACTATTTTAAATAAGGAACAATATAAGATTATTTACAAAAAAGAAGCAAATAATTTTAGGCTTAGAACACTTTTTTTATACATAATTTCTATGATTCCTTTTGCCACACTATTTAGTACTGTTTATTTTATAATTTATTTAGGACACTCTTATTTTATAAAACTTGACCAACTTCTAAAATATGGGCAAAAAGATGAACAAATCACAGATTAA
- a CDS encoding radical SAM/SPASM domain-containing protein: MKIFKGNIIKKFKKVHIEITNICNLKCTFCPPKISPSATMSLEKFDDLNAQLKPYTKELAYHIVGDPLVLTNLNEYLNISLKYDLKVNITTTANNINEKHYLALMNPTIKQINFSINSYNANSHKKSLDEYLNPILDFVKFAQKQKHEYFINFRIWNLDEEKSAKEFNKKVFDKINEAFETNINIDEVYKEKPKNIRIDRKIFFNFDEYFSWPSLENDIVSKTGFCYGLDSHFGILANGDVIPCCLDQNACIKLGNTNNTQLKDILNSKRVLDIQKGFKNNILVEELCQKCEYRTRFDKKD; this comes from the coding sequence CTAAAATGTACATTTTGTCCTCCTAAAATATCTCCTAGTGCAACTATGAGTTTAGAAAAATTTGATGATTTAAATGCTCAACTCAAACCATATACAAAAGAGTTGGCTTATCATATTGTGGGTGACCCACTTGTGTTAACAAATTTAAATGAGTATTTAAATATCAGCTTAAAATATGATTTGAAAGTAAATATTACTACAACAGCAAACAATATAAATGAAAAACACTATTTAGCACTTATGAATCCAACAATAAAACAAATCAATTTTTCAATAAATTCTTATAATGCGAATAGTCATAAAAAATCCCTTGATGAATATCTAAATCCAATTTTAGATTTTGTAAAATTTGCCCAAAAACAAAAACATGAATATTTTATAAACTTTAGAATTTGGAATTTAGATGAAGAGAAAAGTGCAAAAGAGTTTAATAAAAAAGTTTTTGACAAAATAAATGAAGCTTTTGAAACAAATATAAATATTGATGAAGTTTATAAAGAAAAACCAAAAAATATAAGAATCGATAGAAAAATATTCTTCAATTTTGATGAGTATTTTTCTTGGCCAAGTTTAGAAAATGATATAGTTTCTAAAACTGGATTTTGTTATGGTTTGGATTCTCATTTTGGGATTTTAGCAAATGGTGATGTGATTCCTTGTTGTTTAGACCAAAATGCTTGTATAAAACTTGGAAATACAAATAATACACAACTAAAAGATATTTTAAATTCAAAAAGAGTTTTGGATATTCAAAAAGGTTTTAAAAACAATATTTTAGTTGAAGAACTTTGTCAAAAATGTGAATATCGAACAAGATTTGATAAAAAGGATTGA